The following coding sequences lie in one Spodoptera frugiperda isolate SF20-4 chromosome 24, AGI-APGP_CSIRO_Sfru_2.0, whole genome shotgun sequence genomic window:
- the LOC118278558 gene encoding uncharacterized protein LOC118278558 — MYKKRDGTSAIKGQLYVTKLISLINFRAKFDNSLKDCYLATNMADIGTFADICFRAEAKIAKHNKQIAIFIQTTHKEDGKTVLTLNSKNDLAEWFASYLTIKRSFKQDTKDVFFKGTFQDIDTYFIMYTTAKKDRDNVRFNTEVAHKLNSLIATGNDAVQPNHKETDIEFLCEIVMKEQLVELATVFAEFVNKDDNTVLSMNNDLILIYHVILAKKFFLISEIRNKNEDSEHRIARFRSEFYTSDDEFMKLFRDTLYKEILEKRKLDDVTRNEMLARLFVEPLDKEILAKLIYSVVTLNNKNGKLEFKDESMSEDLRHRLEKVKVLRADVYEAISKAAEEILRPQEIKVPVAFGNKDLTVRGSEDTNDDFTPDSILVKVKNKMVEMLLQSAPGNIVTIDKNVEKEFSKININLASIVGNILIADQNSEYMKFPDNTDTLGDVEKQLFSELQSAIPNLQDFKFILDVETSPVLSLEKIDLIEDDISALATTIGIYLDKNTDSVMPTTDNILRRYHVALTHKVLDISEIMGEDDDAYRLATFQQEFFESEEDSLVLFKRHLYAEVLKGRNLGKNELEDSLAIFFNDPYNKIALGTLINTVLLYTNRKFQFINSNAPDEEKQVLDKIELPQSVVDDAINVTAKTILMKREFKVSTAFGNKDLKESIAEERLDHLKMKLYELMSKSSDDKVVAIDESLGEDFLKLTGGIAGMVGNILVLDEDTQLLKFTDNWESLQDTAKRLFIKLKRKTPNLHEYKFNVNVKRFPKLSFKRSGDDEKVAKDFLNRLLFYTNQADERGVEKHLKDEIEDHQCLSVDSIKVTADAIFLQYHDQIQQWWMLKEAEYLTKESSHYEEALKLIVDKPLLSIISKMYAMKMGNIVDITFNDHAVKSLNLTEQSTNVIFVTENIPLTVVKLMQSLNKSKHIVMDLEDLLQTKDYATLIAELTKIEQNKIIILACDNIQRNSNKRLENISNILNEKRIIIVTNTAVLDTVQIYFKDIKEIRDDRCSLADMSEKSQKTVLQAKVNFQDVEVTLDTIVDKESMQTVEGVVLNDFINNETRCFSNSVTNVNYEKVKHLYVDRRVCRVHPYQPPNYVPAVGKQPKYFVHKDIVEFSNLNDLSNIVLLSAKPGMGKSTLLTNLSIKTKESNPKIWIVRVNLLDHCEKFNKWQENKVDIDILETLKFLCPIIVGRDKKSDLEFDLEESEGEVQLKSCRIDNPWTVFEIKMFLDYFNRKELIFLFDGFDEICPLYTEEVLCLLKVVRNYTNKHKMWITSRFYEKIMSRLEQEFGKAYEVEDFNESELDGYLCKYWQSTIILRNLNKQQSNNLCSFMEFMSKHYYKTYKTDVKTDVVRKREKYQILFMKVCFNFLYYLRKELNICPENVIQTFNQIFHDCTHSVIYMEGFDTPLHLYLTADYFQNQVNDDRIIPNRWNLDINAFTVYDKFIETKLKTIRFQEKNKIDLYNPDNLAIYEEIREDFFVKHYKLGAYAVFNRDVNKIFDENELSEIRKTIENIKIGTEKTGLVHSIIDDIPTFIHRTFTEYFAVKYICQLLKSATEEESQRNIWDFILNVVFLKCDKNVRQIFGYRLKTDNVLKAKVYECEEVIFNLLLTQGTGVHAYNPDDFSKELYLKVKKHLRSAMRDELVNFVSTISNLKEKMSEDYIKDYTRATSKIKRLKFLHSVRVKRQACFPETWRSNVLTGPAQITTKRRIRTVSPREVLEAQSSPPILEPQASQSSDP, encoded by the coding sequence ATGTACAAGAAGAGAGACGGAACATCCGCCATTAAAGGCCAGCTTTACGTAACAAAACTAATCAGCCTGATTAACTTCAGAGCAAAGTTCGACAACAGCCTCAAAGATTGTTATCTAGCGACCAACATGGCAGACATAGGCACATTTGCCGATATATGCTTCAGAGCTGAAGCAAAAATTgctaaacataataaacaaatcgCCATTTTCATTCAAACTACACACAAAGAAGATGGCAAAACAGTTTTGACACTAAACAGCAAAAATGATTTAGCTGAATGGTTTGCCAGCTACCTCACCATCAAACGTTCCTTCAAACAAGACACCAAAGACGTCTTCTTTAAGGGAACATTTCAAGACATTGACACTTATTTCATTATGTATACAACAGCTAAAAAAGATCGCGATAATGTACGATTTAACACAGAAGTTGCTCATAAACTCAACAGTTTAATAGCTACAGGGAACGATGCCGTCCAGCCGAATCACAAAGAAACAGATATAGAATTCCTATGTGAAATAGTCATGAAGGAACAGCTAGTCGAGCTGGCTACTGTATTTGcagaatttgtaaataaagacGACAATACTGTGTTGTCAATGAACAACGATCTGATACTCATTTACCACGTGATTCTGGCGAAGAAGTTCTTCCTTATAAGCGAGATTCGGAATAAAAACGAAGACAGTGAACACAGAATCGCTCGTTTTCGTAGTGAGTTCTACACAAGCGATGAtgaatttatgaaattattcagAGACACGCTTTATAAAGAAATTTTAGAGAAAAGAAAACTTGATGATGTTACTAGGAATGAAATGTTAGCAAGACTGTTTGTGGAACCTTTAGACAAGGAAATATTAGCAAAACTTATATACAGTGTTGTGacactaaacaataaaaatggaaaactAGAATTTAAAGACGAATCTATGAGTGAAGATTTAAGACATAGATTAGAAAAGGTAAAAGTCCTTCGGGCGGACGTATATGAGGCCATTTCCAAAGCCGCGGAAGAAATACTGAGACCACAGGAAATTAAAGTTCCAGTGGCATTCGGCAACAAAGATCTCACAGTGAGAGGGAGTGAAGATACTAATGACGATTTCACACCCGACAGCATACTTGTGAaagtcaaaaacaaaatggtggaaaTGTTATTACAATCCGCACCGGGAAATATAGTCACAATAGACAAAAATGTGGaaaaagaattttcgaaaatcaatATCAATTTAGCTAGTATTGTGGGGAATATTTTAATAGCAGACCAAAATAGTGAATACATGAAATTCCCAGACAATACCGACACACTAGGTGACGTTGAGAAACAACTGTTTTCCGAACTACAATCCGCAATACCAAATTTAcaagattttaaatttattttagatgTTGAAACATCTCCAGTGCTTTCTTTGGAGAAGATAGATTTAATAGAAGATGATATTTCAGCTCTCGCGACAACTATTGGTATATATCTGGATAAAAACACTGATTCTGTGATGCCAACGACAGATAATATCCTACGACGATACCACGTGGCTCTCACACATAAAGTATTGGACATTTCTGAGATTATGGGTGAAGACGACGATGCGTACAGACTGGCGACATTCCAACAAGAATTCTTTGAATCAGAAGAAGATTCTCTCGTATTATTTAAACGACATCTATATGCTGAAGTATTGAAAGGAAGAAATTTAGGTAAAAATGAACTGGAAGACTCATTGGCAATATTTTTCAATGATCCATATAATAAGATTGCACTAGGTACGTTAATAAATACAGTTCTTTTGTATACAAATCGGAAATTTCAATTCATTAACAGTAACGCACCAGATGAGGAGAAACaagttttagataaaatagaACTGCCTCAATCGGTAGTGGACGATGCTATAAATGTAACTGCAAAGACAATATTAATGAAACGAGAGTTTAAAGTCTCAACCGCTTTCGGAAACAAAGACTTAAAAGAAAGTATAGCGGAAGAAAGATTAGATCATTTGAAAATGAAACTGTATGAACTGATGAGTAAATCAAGTGACGATAAAGTTGTTGCTATTGATGAGTCTCTGGGAGAAGATTTTCTAAAGCTCACTGGAGGCATCGCAGGCATGGTCGGGAACATTTTGGTTCTAGACGAAGATACGCAACTTTTAAAATTCACAGATAATTGGGAATCACTACAAGACACTGCCAAAAGGCTGTTCATAAAACTGAAGAGGAAGACTCCCAATTTACATGAATATAAATTCAACGTAAATGTCAAAAGATTCCCGAAGCTCTCGTTCAAAAGAAGTGGAGACGATGAAAAGGTGGCGAAAGATTTCTTGAACAGACTTCTGTTTTACACAAACCAAGCTGACGAGAGAGGCGTCGAGAAACATTTAAAAGACGAAATTGAAGATCACCAATGCCTAAGCGTTGACAGCATCAAAGTGACAGCCGACGCCATTTTCTTACAATACCACGATCAAATACAACAATGGTGGATGTTGAAGGAGGCCGAGTATCTCACGAAAGAGAGTTCGCATTACGAAGAAGCCTTAAAGTTGATCGTCGACAAACCCCTTTTAtcaataattagtaaaatgtacGCGATGAAAATGGGGAACATTGTTGATATAACTTTCAATGATCACGCGGTGAAATCATTGAATCTAACAGAGCAATCAACAAACGTCATTTTCGTAACAGAAAATATTCCTTTGACAGTAGTGAAACTGATGCAGTCTTTAAACAAATCCAAACACATTGTCATGGATTTAGAAGATCTACTTCAAACGAAAGACTACGCTACACTTATTGCAGAACTAActaaaatagaacaaaataaaattataatattagcgtGCGACAACATACAAAGAAACTCAAATAAAagattagaaaatatttcaaatattttgaatgaaaaacgGATAATTATCGTCACAAATACAGCTGTGCTAGACACGGTCcagatatattttaaagatataaaagaaataagagACGACAGATGTAGTCTTGCAGACATGAGTGAGAAGTCACAGAAAACTGTTTTACAAGCAAAAGTAAATTTTCAAGATGTCGAAGTGACATTAGACACAATCGTTGACAAGGAATCGATGCAAACCGTCGAAGGAGTTGTTTTAAACGACTTTATTAATAACGAAACAAGATGTTTTAGTAACTCAGTTACGAATGTAAATTATGAGAAAGTTAAACATCTTTATGTGGATAGAAGAGTGTGCCGGGTGCACCCGTATCAACCGCCTAACTATGTGCCAGCAGTCGGGAAACAGcccaaatattttgtacataaagaTATCGTGGAATTTTCCAATCTGAATGATTTGTCTAATATTGTCCTGTTGTCAGCAAAGCCAGGCATGGGAAAATCAACCTTACTGACCAACTTATCTATTAAAACTAAAGAGTCAAACCCAAAAATTTGGATTGTCCGAGTCAATTTGCTGGATCATtgtgaaaaattcaataaatggcAAGAAAACAAAGTGGACATTGATATTTTAGAAACTTTGAAGTTTTTGTGTCCAATTATTGTTGGAAGGGACAAAAAGAGTGACTTAGAATTCGATTTAGAAGAATCGGAAGGTGAAGTACAACTAAAATCATGTCGTATAGACAATCCCTGGAcagtgtttgaaataaaaatgttcctagACTACTTTAATAGGAAGGAACTTATCTTTTTATTCGATGGTTTCGATGAGATATGTCCGCTTTACACAGAAGAAGTTCTGTGTTTATTAAAAGTTGTACGGaattacacaaataaacataaaatgtgGATCACGAGTAGGTTTTACGAGAAAATCATGTCAAGATTGGAACAAGAATTTGGGAAAGCTTATGAAGTGGAAGATTTCAACGAAAGCGAACTTGATGGATATCTGTGTAAATATTGGCAATCAACAATTATATTGAGGAATCTGAACAAACAACAGAGCAATAACTTATGTAGCTTCATGGAGTTTATGTCGAAACATTACTATAAAACGTATAAGACAGACGTGAAGACAGACGTTGTTAGAAAACGGGAAAAATATCAAATCTTATTTATGAAAGTCTGTTTCAATTTTTTATACTATCTGAGGAAGGAGCTCAACATTTGTCCTGAAAATGTGATACAAACTTTTAACCAAATTTTTCACGATTGTACACATTCTGTAATCTATATGGAAGGCTTTGACACTCCTTTACACCTTTACCTAACTGCCGATTATTTTCAAAACCAAGTAAATGACGACAGGATAATCCCAAACAGATGGAATTTAGACATAAACGCTTTCACAGTTTACGAcaaatttattgaaacaaaactcAAAACTATAAGATttcaagagaaaaataaaatcgatttgtACAATCCCGACAATTTGGCAATATATGAGGAAATTCGTGAGGACTTCTTCGTGAAACATTACAAATTGGGCGCGTATGCTGTTTTCAATCGAGACgtcaacaaaatatttgacGAAAACGAATTATCTGAAATAAGGAaaactatagaaaatattaaaattggcaCGGAGAAGACTGGATTGGTGCATAGCATCATTGACGACATACCAACGTTTATACATAGGACGTTCACCGAATATTTCGCAGttaaatatatttgtcaatTATTGAAATCTGCTACAGAAGAGGAAAGTCAAAGAAACATATGGGATTTCATATTAAATGTCGTATTTTTAAAATGCGACAAAAACGTCCGTCAAATTTTTGGCTACAGATTGAAAACGGATAATGTTTTAAAAGCCAAAGTATATGAGTGTGAGGAAGTGATATTTAATTTGCTGTTGACACAGGGGACGGGAGTGCACGCTTACAACCCTGATGATTTCAGCAAGGaattgtatttaaaagtaaaaaaacatttgcGTAGTGCCATGAGAGATGAACTTGTAAACTTCGTTTCAACCATAAGCAatctaaaagaaaaaatgtCGGAGGACTATATAAAGGACTATACACGAGCGACGTCAAAAATTAAGAGATTGAAGTTTTTGCATTCAGTAAGAGTGAAACGGCAAGCTTGCTTCCCTGAGACGTGGCGAAGCAATGTGTTGACTGGGCCGGCCCAGATAACGACGAAGCGACGTATACGTACTGTGTCGCCGCGTGAGGTGCTAGAGGCCCAATCCTCCCCACCCATTCTGGAACCCCAAGCCTCCCAATCCTCAGATCCCTAA